One part of the Phoenix dactylifera cultivar Barhee BC4 chromosome 4, palm_55x_up_171113_PBpolish2nd_filt_p, whole genome shotgun sequence genome encodes these proteins:
- the LOC103707333 gene encoding protein tesmin/TSO1-like CXC 2 isoform X1, translating to MDTPERSKIAGTPLSKFEDSPVFNFINSLSPIQPVKSLDSVHSAQSYLPSISSIFSSPHANLQRESKLLIRNSFPDFSKYESSSDNVDESNLSTGALNAVRLSRCTVIARENCSIICSLNEATIDPPDECSTLPSNLSQPEQYYPGSPNHNTAPCFGIKMDVKLDIGHAPLELVRFVQNGMDKRKSFYASETEFLENHPPEHNRDEVVGCDWENLISDNGDSLSIFDSNNESEACKGPIEKLGDSSKLAEDLERSQKTQPEESFGPCVQTASQDPPVNCSEENGKEDETDHTPQILSDTCQTQVALSDQIEKTANGNGDHIQSGHKVDFQQQRGMRRRCLVFDTAGFSKKNLQDNSNFHSSTSLLSNEKMASDDKCSRPGTSHSPCVLPGIGLHLNTLATTSKDRLVTQETLASGKQLKSMPCSVGPFAPTTSGQKSKSLAVEKDMSPTGNEVQNLQIVHDDASQVPALGNGEELNQGSPKKKRRKSENGGESESCKRCNCKKSKCLKLYCECFAAGVYCSEPCSCQGCFNKPIHEEMVLATRKQIESRNPLAFAPKVIRTSETGQEIGEDANKTPASARHKRGCNCKKSNCLKKYCECYQGGVGCSISCRCEGCKNAFGRKEGIVPIGAEEMEQGREETNPCEREKDKPDDDGQQHANVQIEDNHSSENVLSVTPLQTRRPCVKLPLFSSAKPPRSSTLSVGFSPWLFTSQPIRKSEIPLPQHKLEKHVSTVLEDDTPDILRCDASPSNGVKTASPNRKRVSPPHNGIGLSPSRKGGKKLILKSIPSFPSLAGDICEDYPMNHSNSSFSSSTCS from the exons ATGGacacgccggagaggagcaAGATCGCGGGCACGCCGCTCTCTAAGTTCGAG GATTCTCCCGTCTTCAACTTCATCAATAGTTTGTCACCTATCCAGCCTGTCAAATCCTTAGATTCCGTACACAGTGCGCAATCATATCTGCCTTCTATTTCTTCCATCTTTAGTTCACCACATGCCAATTTACAAAGGGAATCAAAACTTTTGATAAG GAATTCTTTTCCAGACTTCTCAAAATATGAGAGTTCTTCTGATAATGTGGATGAAAGCAACCTAAGTACAGGGGCCCTAAATGCTGTTAGACTATCCAGATGCACTGTTATTGCCCGAGAAAATTGCAGTATAATATGCTCACTTAATGAAGCTACTATCGACCCTCCTGATGAATGTTCGACTCTACCTAGTAATTTGTCTCAGCCTGAGCAGTATTACCCTGGTAGTCCCAACCATAATACTGCACCTTgctttggtatcaaaatggatgttaAGTTGGATATTGGCCATGCACCACTAGAACTGGTTCGCTTTGTTCAAAATGGTATGGACAAGAGAAAAAGTTTTTATGCTTCTGAAACCGAGTTTCTGGAAAATCATCCACCAGAGCACAACAGAGATGAAGTGGTAGGGTGTGACTGGGAGAATTTAATTTCTGATAATGGTGATAGCCTGTCGATTTTTGATTCCAATAATGAATCAGAGGCTTGCAAAGGGCCTATTGAGAAATTAGGAGATTCTTCAAAGCTTGCAGAGGACCTTGAACGTTCACAGAAAACACAACCTGAAGAATCTTTTGGTCCTTGTGTCCAAACTGCTTCACAGGATCCTCCAGTCAACTGTAGCGAAGAAAATGGTAAGGAAGATGAAACAGATCATACCCCGCAAATTCTTTCAGACACTTGTCAAACTCAAGTTGCATTGAGTGATCAGATCGAGAAGACAGCCAATGGAAACGGTGATCACATTCAATCAGGCCACAAG GTTGACTTCCAACAACAGCGTGGCATGCGAAGGCGCTGTCTGGTTTTTGATACAGCTGGATTTTCTAAGAAGAATTTGCAAGACAACTCAAACTTCCATTCCTCAACCTCATTGCTGTCAAATGAGAAAATGGCTTCTGATGATAAATGCTCCAGGCCTGGAACTAGTCATTCACCATGTGTGTTGCCTGGTATTGGGTTACATTTGAATACTCTTGCAACAACCTCGAAAGACCGACTGGTCACTCAAGAGACATTGGCTTCTGGGAAACAATTAAAGAGCATGCCATGTTCTGTTGGCCCCTTTGCCCCGACAACATCTGGGCAGAAAAGCAAGTCCTTGGCTGTTGAGAAGGATATGAGTCCTACTGGAAATGAAGTCCAGAACCTTCAGATTGTGCATGATGATGCATCTCAGGTTCCTGCACTTGGAAATGGTGAGGAGCTAAATCAAGGCAGTCCAAAGAAAAAAAG GCGCAAGTCAGAAAATGGTGGTGAAAGCGAGTCATGCAAGCGTTGCAATTGTAAGAAGTCAAAATGCCTGAAACT TTACTGTGAGTGTTTTGCTGCTGGAGTCTACTGTTCAGAGCCCTGCTCATGCCAAGGATGTTTTAACAAGCCAATTCATGAGGAAATGGTTCTCGCTACTCGCAAGCAGATAGAGTCCCGCAATCCTCTTGCATTTGCTCCTAAAGTGATTCGGACATCTGAAACCGGCCAGGAAATTGGG GAAGATGCTAACAAGACTCCAGCTTCAGCCCGCCATAAAAGGGGATGCAACTGCAAGAAGTCAAATTGCCTGAAGAAGTACTGCGAGTGCTATCAG GGTGGTGTTGGATGCTCTATCAGCTGCAGATGTGAGGGATGCAAGAATGCCTTTGGAAGGAAAGAGG GTATTGTTCCGATAGGAGCTGAAGAAATGGAACAGGGACGGGAGGAAACAAATCCTTGTGAGAGGGAAAAGGACAAACCAGATGATGATGGCCAACAGCATGCTAATGTGCAGATTGAAGATAaccattcttctgaaaatgtttTATCCGTGACACCTTTGCAAACTCGCAG GCCATGTGTCAAACTTCCACTCTTTTCAAGTGCAAAGCCCCCAAGATCTTCTACACTTTCTGTTGGGTTCTCTCCTTGGCTATTTACATCTCAGCCTATCCGAAAGTCTGAAATCCCACTTCCTCAACATAAGCTTGAGAAGCATGTAAGTACCGTTCTTGAGGACGATACTCCAGATATCCTGAGATGCGATGCATCACCAAGCAATGGTGTGAAGACTGCCTCCCCTAACCGAAAGAGGGTTTCACCTCCACATAATGGAATTGGGTTGTCCCCAAGCCGCAAGGGTGGCAAGAAATTGATCCTAAAATCTATTCCTTCATTCCCATCACTCGCAGGTGATATATGTGAAGATTATCCCATGAACCATTCCAACAGTTCTTTTAGTTCATCTACATGTAGCTGA
- the LOC103707333 gene encoding protein tesmin/TSO1-like CXC 2 isoform X2 yields MDVKLDIGHAPLELVRFVQNGMDKRKSFYASETEFLENHPPEHNRDEVVGCDWENLISDNGDSLSIFDSNNESEACKGPIEKLGDSSKLAEDLERSQKTQPEESFGPCVQTASQDPPVNCSEENGKEDETDHTPQILSDTCQTQVALSDQIEKTANGNGDHIQSGHKVDFQQQRGMRRRCLVFDTAGFSKKNLQDNSNFHSSTSLLSNEKMASDDKCSRPGTSHSPCVLPGIGLHLNTLATTSKDRLVTQETLASGKQLKSMPCSVGPFAPTTSGQKSKSLAVEKDMSPTGNEVQNLQIVHDDASQVPALGNGEELNQGSPKKKRRKSENGGESESCKRCNCKKSKCLKLYCECFAAGVYCSEPCSCQGCFNKPIHEEMVLATRKQIESRNPLAFAPKVIRTSETGQEIGEDANKTPASARHKRGCNCKKSNCLKKYCECYQGGVGCSISCRCEGCKNAFGRKEGIVPIGAEEMEQGREETNPCEREKDKPDDDGQQHANVQIEDNHSSENVLSVTPLQTRRPCVKLPLFSSAKPPRSSTLSVGFSPWLFTSQPIRKSEIPLPQHKLEKHVSTVLEDDTPDILRCDASPSNGVKTASPNRKRVSPPHNGIGLSPSRKGGKKLILKSIPSFPSLAGDICEDYPMNHSNSSFSSSTCS; encoded by the exons atggatgttaAGTTGGATATTGGCCATGCACCACTAGAACTGGTTCGCTTTGTTCAAAATGGTATGGACAAGAGAAAAAGTTTTTATGCTTCTGAAACCGAGTTTCTGGAAAATCATCCACCAGAGCACAACAGAGATGAAGTGGTAGGGTGTGACTGGGAGAATTTAATTTCTGATAATGGTGATAGCCTGTCGATTTTTGATTCCAATAATGAATCAGAGGCTTGCAAAGGGCCTATTGAGAAATTAGGAGATTCTTCAAAGCTTGCAGAGGACCTTGAACGTTCACAGAAAACACAACCTGAAGAATCTTTTGGTCCTTGTGTCCAAACTGCTTCACAGGATCCTCCAGTCAACTGTAGCGAAGAAAATGGTAAGGAAGATGAAACAGATCATACCCCGCAAATTCTTTCAGACACTTGTCAAACTCAAGTTGCATTGAGTGATCAGATCGAGAAGACAGCCAATGGAAACGGTGATCACATTCAATCAGGCCACAAG GTTGACTTCCAACAACAGCGTGGCATGCGAAGGCGCTGTCTGGTTTTTGATACAGCTGGATTTTCTAAGAAGAATTTGCAAGACAACTCAAACTTCCATTCCTCAACCTCATTGCTGTCAAATGAGAAAATGGCTTCTGATGATAAATGCTCCAGGCCTGGAACTAGTCATTCACCATGTGTGTTGCCTGGTATTGGGTTACATTTGAATACTCTTGCAACAACCTCGAAAGACCGACTGGTCACTCAAGAGACATTGGCTTCTGGGAAACAATTAAAGAGCATGCCATGTTCTGTTGGCCCCTTTGCCCCGACAACATCTGGGCAGAAAAGCAAGTCCTTGGCTGTTGAGAAGGATATGAGTCCTACTGGAAATGAAGTCCAGAACCTTCAGATTGTGCATGATGATGCATCTCAGGTTCCTGCACTTGGAAATGGTGAGGAGCTAAATCAAGGCAGTCCAAAGAAAAAAAG GCGCAAGTCAGAAAATGGTGGTGAAAGCGAGTCATGCAAGCGTTGCAATTGTAAGAAGTCAAAATGCCTGAAACT TTACTGTGAGTGTTTTGCTGCTGGAGTCTACTGTTCAGAGCCCTGCTCATGCCAAGGATGTTTTAACAAGCCAATTCATGAGGAAATGGTTCTCGCTACTCGCAAGCAGATAGAGTCCCGCAATCCTCTTGCATTTGCTCCTAAAGTGATTCGGACATCTGAAACCGGCCAGGAAATTGGG GAAGATGCTAACAAGACTCCAGCTTCAGCCCGCCATAAAAGGGGATGCAACTGCAAGAAGTCAAATTGCCTGAAGAAGTACTGCGAGTGCTATCAG GGTGGTGTTGGATGCTCTATCAGCTGCAGATGTGAGGGATGCAAGAATGCCTTTGGAAGGAAAGAGG GTATTGTTCCGATAGGAGCTGAAGAAATGGAACAGGGACGGGAGGAAACAAATCCTTGTGAGAGGGAAAAGGACAAACCAGATGATGATGGCCAACAGCATGCTAATGTGCAGATTGAAGATAaccattcttctgaaaatgtttTATCCGTGACACCTTTGCAAACTCGCAG GCCATGTGTCAAACTTCCACTCTTTTCAAGTGCAAAGCCCCCAAGATCTTCTACACTTTCTGTTGGGTTCTCTCCTTGGCTATTTACATCTCAGCCTATCCGAAAGTCTGAAATCCCACTTCCTCAACATAAGCTTGAGAAGCATGTAAGTACCGTTCTTGAGGACGATACTCCAGATATCCTGAGATGCGATGCATCACCAAGCAATGGTGTGAAGACTGCCTCCCCTAACCGAAAGAGGGTTTCACCTCCACATAATGGAATTGGGTTGTCCCCAAGCCGCAAGGGTGGCAAGAAATTGATCCTAAAATCTATTCCTTCATTCCCATCACTCGCAGGTGATATATGTGAAGATTATCCCATGAACCATTCCAACAGTTCTTTTAGTTCATCTACATGTAGCTGA